The following proteins are encoded in a genomic region of Brachypodium distachyon strain Bd21 chromosome 1, Brachypodium_distachyon_v3.0, whole genome shotgun sequence:
- the LOC100824467 gene encoding uncharacterized protein LOC100824467, with protein sequence MGAMTMASSSLALRPRASASSSSPPSRPPHDAAALPARRRPATENTLRRLSASVEPDRRPAAAETTSAMRLYSVAPYPLLLAALLPGAEPVASAFAPFVDIVKTFSLPDWLVHWGHPGNMAVVLFAMGGYGSYLGFRIKLSDDPEEKTKAKDLHPKLLGGMFFFFALGATGGVTALLTSGKPIFESPHAVTGIIGLALLTIQSLLPTLFEGNPGIRGAHGILGSGIMTLFLVHAAFGLQLGLSF encoded by the exons ATGGGGGCCATGACAATGGCGAGCAGCTCCCTCGCCCTCCGCCCGCGCGCATCGGCATCgtcatcgtcgccgccgtcccgtCCTCCTCATGACGCGGCGGCATTGCCCGCCCGGCGGCGCCCGGCCACCGAGAATACTCTACGGAGGCTCTCAGCGTCCGTGGAGCCAGACCGGCGTCCGGCGGCTGCCGAGACGACGTCGGCAATGCGGCTCTACTCGGTGGCGCCGTACCCGCTGCTGCTCGCGGCGCTGCTGCCGGGCGCGGAGCCCGTGGCGTCCGCGTTCGCGCCGTTCGTGGACATCGTCAAGACCTTCAGCCTCCCCGACTGGCTCGTCCACTGGGGCCACCCCGGCAACATG GCTGTTGTGCTCTTCGCAATGGGTGGGTACGGCTCATATTTGGGCTTCAGGATCAAACTGTCCGATGACCCT GAAGAGAAGACCAAGGCCAAGGACCTCCACCCCAAGCTCCTCGGCGgcatgttcttcttcttcgccctCGGCGCCACCGGCGGGGTCACCGCTCTCCTCACCTCCGGTAAACCCATCTTCGAAAG TCCTCATGCGGTCACCGGAATCATTGGCCTTGCACTCCTGACCATCCAGTCTCTCCTGCCAACACTGTTTGAG GGAAACCCTGGGATCAGAGGCGCGCATGGAATACTCGGCAGCGGCATCATGACGCTGTTCCTTGTCCATGCAGCGTTCGGGCTGCAGCTTGGCCTCAGTTTCTAG
- the LOC100841982 gene encoding CSC1-like protein At4g35870 — MVPAASAPDAGGGGGEPEAWYGSIQYLINISAVGASSCVLLFLLVKLRFDHRRIPGPSALAAKLLAVYHATAPQIALHCGADAAQFLLFERASFLVLAAVSAAAVAAALPLNLFAGDAAIADQFAATTISHIPKSSPLLWLHLLLAAAVVAIAHLGISRMEDALRITRFRDGNGNPSDPNSSSVAVFTIMIQGIPRTLAADKTPLKDYFEHKYPGKVYRVVVPFDLCTLEYLADEWGKVRNKISWLEARMDARNLFDEFVQDGSGQAEAHWFVRRCKELRAMAAERFGFTDDERLRRLQTNKLVLGSRLSDYKEGRAPGAGIAFVVFKDVYTANKAVRDFRMERKKTPIGRFFPVMELQLERSRWKVERAPPASDIYWNHLGMSKASLALRRIAVNTCLVVMLLFFSSPLAILSGMQSAARIINVEAMDSAKSWIVWLQGSSWFWTIIFQFLPNVLIFVSMYIIIPSVLSYFSKFEFHLTVSGEQRAALLKMVCFFLVNLILLRALVESSLESWILSMGRCYLDGADCKQIEQYLSPSFLSRSSLSSLAFLITSTFLGISFDLLAPIPWIKHILKKFRKNDMVQLVPEENEDYQYIQNGEETNGLITPLMSEREDSDILNTIEGHDLLLYPINRSFHMPKQKFDFAQYYAFDITIFALTMIYSLFAPLVVPVGAVYFGYRYLVDKYNFLFVYRVRGFPAGNDGKLMDRVLCIMQFCVIFFLAAMLLFFAVQGDSMKLQAICTLGLLVFYKLLPSGSDCFQPSLLEGMQTVNSFVDGPTDYEVFSQPDLDWNMYQP, encoded by the coding sequence atggtcccggccgcgtcggcgccggacgccggcggcggcggcggggagccgGAGGCCTGGTACGGCAGCATCCAGTACCTGATCAACATCTCGGCCGTGGGCGCCTCCTCCTGCgtgctcctcttcctcctcgtcaaGCTCCGCTTCGACCACCGCCGCATCCCGGGGCcctccgcgctcgccgccaagCTGCTCGCCGTCTACCACGCCACGGCCCCGCAGATCGCGCTCCACtgcggcgccgacgccgcgcaGTTCCTCCTCTTCGAGCGGGCCTccttcctcgtcctcgccgcggtctccgccgccgccgtcgccgccgccctgccgcTCAACCTCTTCGCCGGggacgccgccatcgccgaccagttcgccgccaccaccatctcCCACATCCCCAAGTCCTCCCCGCTCCTCtggctccacctcctcctcgccgccgccgtcgtcgccatcgCGCACCTCGGCATCTCCCGGATGGAGGACGCGCTCCGCATCACCCGCTTCCGCGACGGCAACGGCAACCCCAGTGACCCTAATTCCAGCTCCGTTGCCGTCTTCACCATCATGATCCAGGGCATCCCCAGGACGCTGGCGGCTGACAAGACCCCTCTCAAGGATTACTTCGAGCACAAGTACCCTGGGAAGGTGTACCGTGTCGTTGTGCCCTTTGACCTCTGCACCTTGGAGTATCTTGCCGATGAGTGGGGGAAGGTCCGGAACAAGATCTCTTGGCTGGAGGCAAGGATGGACGCCCGCAACCTGTTTGATGAATTTGTTCAGGATGGATCAGGGCAGGCCGAAGCACATTGGTTTGTCAGGAGATGCAAAGAGCTGCGGGCAATGGCAGCGGAGAGGTTTGGGTTTACTGATGATGAAAGGTTAAGGAGGTTGCAGACCAATAAACTTGTGCTTGGGAGCAGGTTGTCGGATTACAAGGAAGGGCGTGCACCTGGTGCTGGCATAGCTTTCGTTGTGTTTAAGGATGTTTACACGGCAAACAAGGCTGTGAGGGATTTCCGGATGGAAAGGAAGAAGACACCGATTGGTAGGTTCTTCCCAGTGATGGAGCTCCAGCTTGAGAGGAGCAGATGGAAAGTAGAGAGGGCGCCACCTGCATCAGATATCTACTGGAATCATCTTGGGATGAGCAAGGCCTCACTAGCTCTGCGTCGGATTGCGGTCAACACATGCCTCGTCGTAATGCTCTTGTTCTTTAGTTCGCCCTTGGCAATACTCAGTGGGATGCAAAGTGCAGCTCGGATAATCAATGTGGAGGCTATGGATAGTGCCAAATCATGGATAGTTTGGCTTCAGGGCTCAAGCTGGTTCTGGACAATAATCTTTCAGTTTCTTCCCAATGTCCTCATCTTTGTTAGCATGTATATTATCATTCCATCCGTATTGTCATACTTTTCCAAGTTTGAGTTCCATCTGACAGTGTCAGGGGAACAGAGAGCTGCTCTGCTGAAGATGGTTTGCTTCTTCCTTGTTAATCTCATTTTGTTGCGTGCACTGGTGGAATCTTCGCTTGAAAGTTGGATACTTAGCATGGGGCGGTGCTACTTAGATGGTGCTGATTGCAAGCAGATAGAACAGTACTTAAGTCCATCATTCTTGTCAAGGTCTTCGCTTTCATCCTTGGCGTTCTTAATTACAAGCACCTTTCTGGggatatcttttgatctgtTGGCTCCAATCCCTTGGATAAAGCATATACTGAAGAAATTTAGAAAGAATGATATGGTCCAGTTGGTCCCTGAAGAAAATGAGGACTACCAATATATTCAGAATGGTGAAGAAACAAATGGTTTGATAACCCCTCTAATGTCTGAGAGAGAAGACAGTGACATTCTGAATACTATCGAGGGGCATGATCTTTTGCTGTACCCTATAAACCGGAGCTTCCACATGCCAAAGCAGAAATTTGACTTTGCACAATACTACGCGTTTGACATCACAATATTTGCACTCACGATGATCTACTCACTGTTTGCTCCGCTTGTGGTTCCTGTTGGTGCAGTATACTTTGGCTACCGTTATCTCGTGGACAAGTACAATTTCCTGTTCGTGTACAGAGTTCGAGGATTTCCTGCAGGCAATGATGGGAAGCTGATGGACAGGGTGCTGTGCATCATGCAATTTTGTGTTATCTTCTTCCTTGCTGCAatgttgctcttctttgcagTCCAGGGTGATTCTATGAAATTACAGGCTATTTGTACGCTTGGGTTGTTAGTGTTCTATAAGTTGCTTCCATCTGGAAGTGATTGCTTCCAGCCATCCTTGTTAGAAGGGATGCAGACAGTTAATAGCTTTGTAGATGGTCCAACGGATTATGAAGTTTTTTCACAACCTGACCTGGATTGGAACATGTATCAACCGTGA
- the LOC100842281 gene encoding mitochondrial outer membrane protein porin 6 — protein MGKGPAPFIHIGKGAKDLLYKDYNFDQKFSLSTTSNTGLGLTATGVKIDELFIGDIQTQHRSGRTTVDVKIDSDSIVSTTVTVNEVISGLNSKLSFRVPDQMSGKLDLQYLHDRFALNSTIGLTSAPLVELAATVGTNELAVGAEVGFDSTSASVTKYNSGISYNKHDISAALLLADKGETLKASYIHLFSPTSAVAVEATHRLKTKENYFTIGSSHALDSSTLLKTRFSNNGKAGLLCQHEWRPKSFVTLSAEYDPKLVSSPSRFGVAIALKP, from the exons ATGGGCAAAGGCCCAGCACCATTCATTCACATTGGGAAGGGAGCAAAAG ATCTTTTGTACAAGGACTACAATTTTGACCAAAAGTTTTCTTTATCGACAACTAGCAATACTGGTTTG GGTCTCACGGCCACTGGCGTGAAGATCGATGAACTCTTCATTGGTGACATACAGACACAACATAGAAGTGGTAGAACAACTGTTGATGTCAAAATAGATTCTGATTCAATA GTGTCAACCACAGTCACTGTTAATGAAGTGATCTCtggtttgaactccaaattaagcTTCAGGGTTCCTGATCAAATGTCAGGGAAG CTTGATTTGCAATACCTTCATGATCGATTCGCACTGAATTCAACCATTGGTTTGACGTCAGCACCTTTGGTTGAGTTGGCAGCAACTGTAGGCACAAATGAACTTGCTGTGGGTGCCGAGGTTGGGTTTGACAGTACTTCAGCTTCTGTTACCAAGTACAACTCAGGGATCAGCTATAACAAACATGATATATCTGCTGCCTTACTGTT GGCTGATAAAGGCGAGACTTTGAAAGCTTCTTATATTCACTTGTTCAGCCCAACCAGTGCTGTGGCAGTTGAGGCAACACACAGgttgaaaacaaaagagaattACTTCACCATTGGGAGCTCTCATGCTCTTGATTCTTCCACACTGCTGAAGACAAGATTTAGCAACAATGGGAAAGCTGGGCTTCTCTGCCAGCATGAATGGAGGCCCAAGTCCTTTGTGACTCTCTCTGCGGAATATGACCCCAAATTGGTTAGTTCCCCTTCAAGATTTGGTGTGGCCATAGCTCTGAAGCCTTGA
- the LOC100841374 gene encoding cyclin-dependent kinase inhibitor 5, protein MGKYMRKGKVSGEVAVMEVSGALLGVRTRSRTLALQRTDGGKGEEEPAGTGDYLELRSRRLVKPPPPPTKDKEASAARWAAAAAAARRKEATAAEGFEAAADLEASFGDNVLDWDAAVERSTRETTPCSLIKSSDTISTPGSATRTSHPMSSRRRMESPVCRYIPSSLEMDEFFAAAEQQQHQIFRDKYNFCPANDCPLSGRYEWARLDC, encoded by the exons ATGGGGAAGTACATGCGGAAGGGGAAGGTGTCGGGGGAGGTGGCCGTGATGGAGGTCTCCGGCGCGCTGCTCGGGGTCCGCACGCGCTCCCGCACGCTCGCGCTGCAGCGGACGGACGGCGgcaagggggaggaggagccggcgggGACGGGGGACTACCTCGAGCTCAGGAGCAGGAGGCTcgtgaagccgccgccgccgcctaccaAGGACAAGGAGGCGTCCGCCGCGAgatgggccgccgccgccgccgccgccaggcgGAAGGAAGCGACGGCCGCCGAGGGGttcgaggccgccgccgacctcgaaGCGTCCTTTGGGGACAACGTTCTGGATTGGGACGCCGCCGTGGAGAG GAGTACCAGGGAGACAACGCCTTGCAGTCTGATTAAGAGCTCGGATACGATAAGCACCCCTGGCTCCGCAACAAGAACTAGCCATCCAATGAGTTCCCGTCGCAGGATGGAGTCCCCGGTTTGTCGTTACATTCCAAGTTCTCTCGAGATGGACGAGTTCTTTGCAGCCGCCGAGCAACAGCAGCATCAGATTTTCAGGGACAA GTATAACTTCTGTCCTGCGAATGACTGCCCACTTTCAGGACGGTACGAATGGGCTAGGCTAGACTGCTAG
- the LOC100842592 gene encoding protein CHAPERONE-LIKE PROTEIN OF POR1, chloroplastic produces the protein MATALSLSGGATGRGGSSLLRRYSAVTRCCAVPRRSSRRRPPPRRLAASRADDSSPAPFEMTVEGALKLLGVAEGASFDEILRAKSAVVASCKDDQDAIAQVEAAYDMLLMQSLSQRRAGKVVDSSIRYADVKPVKSAGTAPQWMQATMKNVPLTIEAPSSSNLGIQSSIYGALMVFTYASGSSSSLPSAYTSPDVPGIILATGVGASLYFLTKKNMNLGKAALITVGGLAVGATVGSGVENWLQVDIVPFLGIHSPAVVVTEFILLSQLLVSLFVR, from the exons ATGGCCACGGCCCTCTCcctcagcggcggcgccacgggTCGCGGCGGGAGCTCCCTCCTCCGCAGGTACTCCGCCGTGACGCGGTGCTGCGCCGTTCCCCGCCGCTCCTCGCGGCGGAGACCCCCGCCCCGGCGCCTGGCTGCGTCGCGCGCGGACgactcgtcgccggcgccgttcGAGATGACGGTGGAGGGCGCGCTGAAGCTGCTCGGCGTCGCGGAGGGCGCGTCCTTCGACGAAATCCTCCGCGCCAAGAGCGCCGTCGTCGCTTCCTGCAAGGATGACCAGGACGCCATCGCCCAG GTCGAGGCTGCCTATGACATGCTGCTAATGCAGAGCTTATCACAGCGGAGGGCTGGCAAAGTTGTTGATAGCAGCATTCGCTACGCTGATGTGAAACCTGTCAAAAGTGCAGGAACAGCCCCACAGTGGATGCAGGCAACCATGAAGAATGTGCCTTTGACAATTGAGGCTCCATCTTCGAGCAATCTGGGCATCCAATCATCCATTTATGGTGCACTCATGGTTTTCACTTATGCTAGTGGAAGCTCTTCATCTTTACCATCAGCGTATACTAGCCCTGATGTGCCTGGAATAATCCTAGCAACAGGAGTTGGTGCTTCATTGTATTTTCTGACGAAGAAAAACATGAACTTAG GTAAGGCAGCATTGATCACCGTCGGGGGCCTTGCAGTCGGTGCAACAGTCGGATCTGGTGTGGAGAATTGGCTGCAGGTTGATATTGTGCCCTTTCTAGGCATCCACTCACCCGCTGTCGTCGTCACTGAATTTATCCTGTTGTCGCAATTGTTGGTATCCCTGTTCGTTAGGTAG
- the LOC100840967 gene encoding cyclin-dependent kinase inhibitor 5, giving the protein MGKYMRKGKASGEVAVMEVSGALLGVRTRSRTLALQRTHSGKGEEEPSAGDYLELRNRRLEKPPPPPRKEKEASAAVRRAAAAAGRKEAAEPADLEPSFGDNVLDWDAVERSTRETTPCSLIKSPGMMSTPGSATRTSNPTSSRRRIETRSCSYIPSSLEMEEFFAAAEQQQHQTFRDKYNFCPVNDCPLPGRYEWARLDC; this is encoded by the exons ATGGGCAAGTACATGCGCAAGGGCAAGGCGTCGGGCGAGGTGGCCGTCATGGAGGTCTCCGGCGCGCTGCTCGGGGTCCGCACGCGCTCCCGCACGCTTGCCCTGCAGCGGACGCACAGCGgcaagggggaggaggagccgagcGCCGGGGATTACCTCGAGCTCAGGAACAGGAGGCTcgagaagccgccgccgccgccgagaaaggagaaggaggcgtccgccgccgtgaggagggccgccgccgccgccgggcggaaggaagcggcggagcccgccGACCTCGAACCGTCCTTCGGGGACAACGTTCTGGATTGGGACGCCGTGGAGAG GAGCACCCGTGAGACAACGCCTTGCAGTCTGATTAAGAGCCCGGGTATGATGAGCACCCCTGGCTCCGCAACTAGAACCTCCAACCCGACAAGTTCACGTCGCAGGATAGAGACCCGGAGTTGTAGTTACATTCCGAGTTCTCTTGAGATGGAAGAGTTCTTTGCAGCTGCtgaacagcagcagcatcagacTTTCAGGGACAA GTATAACTTCTGTCCTGTCAACGATTGCCCGCTCCCCGGACGGTACGAATGGGCTAGGCTAGACTGCTAG
- the LOC100824771 gene encoding probable protein phosphatase 2C 28 translates to MAAVMDYFRSCWGARSRAGHRGKKGSDTAGRQDGLLWYKDAGQVATGEFSMAVVQANNLLEDQSQVESGPLSMAEPGPHGTFVGVYDGHGGPETSRFITDNMFHHLKRFATEHKCMSADVIRKAFQATEDGFLSVVSKEWSIKPQIAAVGSCCLVGVICSGTLYIANAGDSRAVLGRLVKATGEIVAMQLSAEHNVCYEEVRQELQSSHPDDPQIVVLKHNVWRVKGLIQISRSIGDVYLKRPEYNRTPLHSKFRLRETFKKPILRSEPAIAEHQIQPSDQFVIFASDGLWEHLSNQEAVDLVQSNPRNGIARRLVKAAMQEAAKKREMRYSDLKKIERGVRRHFHDDITVVVVFLDANAASKAGWSKSPSVSVRGGGVSVRANSLAPFLAPTMLSSTY, encoded by the exons ATGGCCGCGGTGATGGACTACTTCAGGTCCTGCTGGGGCGCGCGGTCCCGGGCCGGGCACCGGGGCAAGAAGGGCTCGGACACCGCCGGGCGGCAGGACGGGCTGCTGTGGTACAAGGACGCCGGCCAGGTAGCCACCGGGGAGTTCTCCATGGCGGTGGTGCAGGCCAATAACCTGCTGGAGGACCAGAGCCAGGTGGAGTCCGGCCCGCTCTCCATGGCGGAGCCCGGCCCTCACGGCACCTTCGTCGGCGTCTATGATGGGCATGGCGGCCCGGAGACGTCCCGGTTCATCACTGACAACATGTTCCACCATCTCAAGA GATTTGCAACCGAGCACAAGTGCATGTCAGCAGATGTGATCCGGAAAGCTTTCCAAGCAACTGAGGATGGGTTCCTTTCTGTAGTCAGCAAAGAATGGTCTATCAAGCCTCAGATTGCAGCAGTAGGCTCTTGTTGCCTAGTCGGTGTAATTTGCTCTGGGACTCTCTATATTGCAAATGCTGGTGACTCGCGTGCGGTCCTTGGAAGGCTTGTCAAGGCAACTGGTGAGATTGTGGCCATGCAGTTATCGGCAGAGCACAATGTGTGCTATGAGGAAGTTAGGCAGGAGCTACAGTCATCACATCCTGATGATCCACAAATTGTGGTTCTAAAACACAACGTTTGGCGTGTGAAGGGTCTCATTCAG ATCTCAAGATCTATCGGAGATGTATATCTGAAAAGACCAGAGTATAACAGAACACCTCTTCATAGCAAGTTCCGACTCCGGGAAACCTTCAAGAAGCCAATTCTTAGGTCTGAACCTGCAATTGCTGAACACCAAATACAACCGAGTGATCAGTTTGTTATATTTGCTTCTGATGGGCTATGGGAACACCTCAGCAATCAGGAAGCAGTTGATCTTGTCCAAAGTAATCCTCGTAAT GGGATTGCTCGAAGACTAGTTAAAGCCGCGATGCAAGAAGCAGCCAAGAAGAGGGAGATGAGATATTCAGATCTCAAGAAGATCGAACGTGGGGTGAGGCGCCATTTCCACGACGATATAACCGTTGTCGTGGTATTTCTCGATGCAAATGCTGCAAGCAAAGCAGGTTGGAGCAAAAGCCCTTCAGTCTCGGTCCGAGGGGGCGGCGTCAGCGTCCGAGCAAATTCCCTCGCACCATTCTTGGCCCCCACCATGCTAAGCAGCACCTACTGA